A genome region from Polyodon spathula isolate WHYD16114869_AA chromosome 19, ASM1765450v1, whole genome shotgun sequence includes the following:
- the LOC121294574 gene encoding liprin-alpha-1-like isoform X2, producing MMCEVMPTISEAEIPSGGGGGGGTGSPLQSDSDGHFESLMVSMLEERDRLLDTLRETQDTLGLTQGKLHEVSYERDSLQRQLNTALPQEFAALTKELNICREHLLEREEEISELKAERNNTRLLLEHLECLVSRHERSLRMTVVKRQAQSPAGVSSEVEVLKALKSLFEHHKALDEKVRERLRVALERCSALEEQLACSHKELAILREQNIQKKALINDGIVEMNHDSENTPCTNGKRSSDGSLNHEEDLAKVMELQEVIDRQTKDAGQMKERLAALSSRITELEEDLDTARKDLIKSEEMNTKYQRDIREVMAQKEDMEERITTLEKRYLAAQRESTSVHEFNDKLENEIANKESMFRQSEEKNRQIQERLELAEQKLQQTLRKAETLPEVEAELAQRVAALTKAEERHGNIEERLRQMEAHLEEKNQELQRARQREKMNEEHNKRLSETVDKLLSESNERLQLHLKERMSALEDKNALIRDLENTKKLIEEAHHEKEQLLIEIETMRTENEQARLRSTSSLHHGRSHLGSTPDFRYPVSASSMMDSHTDHFNTSVLRRPQKGRMAALRDEPSKVQTLNEQEWERVQQANVLANVAQAFESDVDVSDVEDDRETVFSSVDLMSPSGQADAQTLAMMLQEQLDAINNEIRMIQEEKETTVQRAEEIENRVGGGSSENLGSKFRSMSSIAPSFTGSSPPGSGHSTPRRVPRSPAHEVDRHGSMTLPSDLRKHRRKSPVSQDDKATIKCETSPPTPRSMRLHKGATHAASHEDIRDIRSSTGSQDGQGSNPSSSNSSQDSLNKAPKKKSIKSSIGRLFGKKEKGRPGLPGKEHMGTPEGDTSPQDALGLSKLGGQVEKNRKLQKNANSGHELLEEARRQGLPFAHWDGPTVVVWLELWVGMPAWYVAACRANVKSGAIMSALSDTEIQREIGISNPLHRLKLRLAIQEIMSLTSPSAPPTSRTSTGNVWLTHEEMENLAATPQTEDEEGSWAQTLAYGDMNHEWIGNEWLPSLGLPQYRSYFMECLVDARMLDHLTKKDLRGQLKMVDSFHRNSFQCGIMCLRRLNYDRQELERKREECQVEVKDVLVWSNDRVVHWVQSIGLKEYASNLVESGVHGALLALDETFDHNALALLLQIPTQNTQARAVLEREYNNLLALGTERRLDEDDDKNFRRAPSWRKKFRPKDVRGMGPGSAETLPANFRVTTAMSSPSMQPKKMQMDGNVTGVQRMDSTTVRTYSC from the exons ATGATGTGCGAGGTGATGCCAACGATCAGTGAGGCCGAGATTCCATCAGgcggaggtgggggtggggggacggGCTCTCCCCTCCAGTCGGACTCTGATGGTCATTTTGAGTCGCTGATGGTGTCAATGTTGGAGGAGCGGGACCGGCTCCTAGACACTCTGAGGGAGACCCAGGATACCCTAGGCTTGACCCAGGGAAAGCTGCATGAGGTCAGCTATGAGAGGGATTCGCTACAGAGACAGCTCAACACTGCACTTCCACAG GAGTTTGCTGCACTTACTAAAGAACTTAATATATGCAGAGAGCACCTTCTAGAACGAGAAGAAGAAATTTCTGAATTAAAGGCTGAACGAAATAACACACGG ctgcttttAGAACACTTGGAATGCCTTGTCTCGAGGCACGAGCGCTCTCTCAGAATGACAGTAGTGAAGAGACAAGCACAATCTCCAGCAGGGGTATCCAGTGAAGTGGAAGTCCTCAAAGCACTGAAGTCTTTATTCGAGCACCACAAAGCTTTAGATGAAAAG GTAAGGGAAAGGTTACGAGTTGCATTGGAAAGATGCAGTGCATTGGAAGAACAGCTAGCTTGTTCTCATAAAGAA TTGGCTATTTTGAGAGAGCAGAATATCCAAAAGAAAGCTTTGATTAACGATGGGATAGTGGAAATGAACCACGACTCGGAAAACACCCCGTGCACAAACGGAAAG AGATCATCAGATGGGTCTCTTAATCATGAAGAAGATCTAGCAAAAGTTATGGAGCTTCAGGAGGTCATTGACAGACAGACCAAGGATGCGGGTCAGATGAAGGAGCGATTAGCTGCTCTTTCAAGCAGAATAACTGAATTGGAAGAAGATCTCGATACAGCTCGTAAAGATCTCATAAAGTCTGAGGAAATGAACACCAAGTATCAGAGAGACATTCGGGAG GTCATGGCCCAAAAGGAGGATATGGAAGAGAGAATAACAACCCTTGAAAAACGCTACCTCGCTGCACAACGTGAATCCACATCTGTACATGAATTCAATGATAAACttgaaaatgaaattgcaaaCAAAGAATCGATGTTTAGACAG AGTGAAGAGAAGAACCGGCAAATACAGGAGAGGTTGGAACTGGCTGAACAGAAGCTACAGCAAACGCTTAGGAAAGCAGAGACCCTTCCAGAGGTGGAAGCGGAGCTGGCGCAGAGAGTGGCAGCACTTACCAAG GCTGAAGAGAGACATGGAAACATTGAGGAGCGCTTACGGCAGATGGAAGCACATCTGGAGGAGAAGAACCAAGAACTACAGAGA gcTCGACAGAGGGAAAAGATGAATGAAGAACACAATAAACGATTATCAGAGACAGTGGACAAATTGCTTTCTGAGTCAAATGAAAGATTGCAACTTCATCTGAAGGAGAGAATGTCTGCTTTAGAAGataag aatgctctcattcgtgatctggagaacacaaaaaaattaattgaagaAGCACATCATGAGAAG GAGCAACTTCTAATTGAAATAGAAACTATGAGGACTGAAAATGAGCAGGCAAGGTTGAGAAGCACTTCTTCACTGCACCATGG tcgCTCACATCTGGGCAGCACCCCTGATTTCAGGTATCCTGTATCTGCTTCCTCTATGATGGACAGTCACACAGACCACTTCAACACATCAGTGCTGCGGCGGCCACAAAAAGGCCGTATGGCAGCCCTTCGAGACGAGCCCTCAAAG GTGCAGACTCTGAACGAGCAGGAGTGGGAGAGAGTGCAGCAAGCCAACGTTTTGGCTAATGTGGCCCAGGCATTTGAGAGTGATGTGGATGTGTCTGACGTAGAGGACGACAGAGAGACTGTTTTCAGTTCTGTTGATCTGATGTCCCCGAGCGGTCAGGCTGATGCCCAAACTCTGGCTATGATGCTTCAGGAGCAATTGGATGCCATCAACAACGAAATTAG GATGATTCAGGAAGAGAAGGAGACGACTGTCCAGCGGGCTGAGGAGATTGAAAACCGAGTGGGAGGTGGGAGTTCAGAAAATCTTGGCAGCAAATTCAGATCCATGAGCTCCATTGCTCCCTCTTTCACTGGCTCCTCCCCCCCAGGCAGCGGGCACTCTACCCCTCGCCGCGTACCGCGCAGTCCTGCCCATGAGGTAGACCGCCACGGCAGCATGACTCTG CCTAGTGATTTAAGGAAGCACCGTAGGAAG TCCCCAGTATCGCAAGATGACAAAGCTACTATAAAGTGTGAGACCTCCCCTCCAACACCCAGGTCTATGCGTTTACACAAAGGAGCCACCCACGCCGCCAGCCATGAAGATATCAGGGATATAAGAAG TTCCACCGGTTCCCAGGACGGCCAAGGCAGTAACCctagcagcagcaacagcagccaaGATTCTCTTAACAAAGCCCCCAAAAAGAAGAGCATCAAATCTTCCATTGGCCGACTGTTTGGCAAAAAAGAGAAGGGTCGACCTGGACTTCCTGGCAAAGAACATATGG GTACTCCAGAAGGGGATACTTCTCCTCAAGATGCCTTAGGACTTAGTAAACTGGGAGGACAAgtggaaaaaaatagaaaattacagaaaaa TGCTAATTCAGG GCATGAGCTACTCGAGGAGGCTCGCAGGCAAGGTTTACCGTTTGCACACTGGGATGGTCCGACAGTAGTTGTGTGGTTGGAG CTCTGGGTTGGAATGCCAGCCTGGTACGTAGCGGCTTGCAGAGCCAATGTGAAAAGCGGTGCTATTATGTCAGCTTTGTCTGACACTGAAATACAGCGGGAGATTGGAATTAGCAATCCTTTACACAGGTTAAAGCTACGTCTGGCTATTCAGGAGATCATGTCTTTAACAAGCCCGTCTGCACCGCCAACCTCCAGAACG TCCACTGGGAATGTGTGGCTTACGCACGAAGAAATGGAAAACCTTGCTGCCACACCTCAAACG GAGGATGAGGAGGGCAGCTGGGCCCAG ACACTAGCTTATGGTGATATGAACCACGAGTGGATTGGTAACGAATGGCTCCCAAGTTTGGGGCTGCCTCAGTACCGAAGCTACTTTATGGAGTGCCTTGTTGATGCTCGTATGCTGGATCATTTGACAAAGAAGGACTTACGGGGGCAACTTAAAATGGTTGATAGCTTTCACAG AAACAGCTTCCAGTGCGGTATAATGTGTCTACGAAGGCTGAATTATGATAGACAAGAACTTGAAAGGAAAAGAGAAGAATGCCAAGTTGAAGTTAAAg ATGTTCTAGTATGGAGCAATGACAGAGTAGTTCACTGGGTGCAGTCAATTGGTCTCAAGGAATATGCAAGTAACCTGGTGGAAAGTGGAGTCCACGGTGCGCTTCTTGCCTTGGATGAAACCTTTGATCACAATGCATTAGCGCTTCTATTACAGATACCGACCCAAAATACACAG GCAAGGGCCGTTCTAGAAAGAGAATATAATAATCTTCTTGCTCTGGGTACTGAAAGAAGACTTGATGAG GATGACGATAAGAACTTCAGGAGAGCTCCCTCCTGGAGGAAGAAGTTTCGACCAAAAGACGTTCGGGGGATGGGTCCTGGGTCAGCAGAAACTCTTCCTGCAAACTTCAGGGTTACCACCGCAATGTCTTCACCTTCTATGCAGCCAAAGAAAATGCAGATGGATG GCAATGTCACAGGAGTGCAAAGAATGGATTCTACGACAGTAAGAACCTACTCATGTTAA
- the LOC121294574 gene encoding liprin-alpha-1-like isoform X12, whose product MMCEVMPTISEAEIPSGGGGGGGTGSPLQSDSDGHFESLMVSMLEERDRLLDTLRETQDTLGLTQGKLHEVSYERDSLQRQLNTALPQEFAALTKELNICREHLLEREEEISELKAERNNTRLLLEHLECLVSRHERSLRMTVVKRQAQSPAGVSSEVEVLKALKSLFEHHKALDEKVRERLRVALERCSALEEQLACSHKELAILREQNIQKKALINDGIVEMNHDSENTPCTNGKRSSDGSLNHEEDLAKVMELQEVIDRQTKDAGQMKERLAALSSRITELEEDLDTARKDLIKSEEMNTKYQRDIREVMAQKEDMEERITTLEKRYLAAQRESTSVHEFNDKLENEIANKESMFRQSEEKNRQIQERLELAEQKLQQTLRKAETLPEVEAELAQRVAALTKAEERHGNIEERLRQMEAHLEEKNQELQRARQREKMNEEHNKRLSETVDKLLSESNERLQLHLKERMSALEDKNALIRDLENTKKLIEEAHHEKEQLLIEIETMRTENEQARLRSTSSLHHGRSHLGSTPDFRYPVSASSMMDSHTDHFNTSVLRRPQKGRMAALRDEPSKTLNEQEWERVQQANVLANVAQAFESDVDVSDVEDDRETVFSSVDLMSPSGQADAQTLAMMLQEQLDAINNEIRMIQEEKETTVQRAEEIENRVGGGSSENLGSKFRSMSSIAPSFTGSSPPGSGHSTPRRVPRSPAHEVDRHGSMTLPSDLRKHRRKSPVSQDDKATIKCETSPPTPRSMRLHKGATHAASHEDIRDIRSSTGSQDGQGSNPSSSNSSQDSLNKAPKKKSIKSSIGRLFGKKEKGRPGLPGKEHMGTPEGDTSPQDALGLSKLGGQVEKNRKLQKKHELLEEARRQGLPFAHWDGPTVVVWLELWVGMPAWYVAACRANVKSGAIMSALSDTEIQREIGISNPLHRLKLRLAIQEIMSLTSPSAPPTSRTSTGNVWLTHEEMENLAATPQTEDEEGSWAQTLAYGDMNHEWIGNEWLPSLGLPQYRSYFMECLVDARMLDHLTKKDLRGQLKMVDSFHRNSFQCGIMCLRRLNYDRQELERKREECQVEVKDVLVWSNDRVVHWVQSIGLKEYASNLVESGVHGALLALDETFDHNALALLLQIPTQNTQARAVLEREYNNLLALGTERRLDEDDDKNFRRAPSWRKKFRPKDVRGMGPGSAETLPANFRVTTAMSSPSMQPKKMQMDGNVTGVQRMDSTTVRTYSC is encoded by the exons ATGATGTGCGAGGTGATGCCAACGATCAGTGAGGCCGAGATTCCATCAGgcggaggtgggggtggggggacggGCTCTCCCCTCCAGTCGGACTCTGATGGTCATTTTGAGTCGCTGATGGTGTCAATGTTGGAGGAGCGGGACCGGCTCCTAGACACTCTGAGGGAGACCCAGGATACCCTAGGCTTGACCCAGGGAAAGCTGCATGAGGTCAGCTATGAGAGGGATTCGCTACAGAGACAGCTCAACACTGCACTTCCACAG GAGTTTGCTGCACTTACTAAAGAACTTAATATATGCAGAGAGCACCTTCTAGAACGAGAAGAAGAAATTTCTGAATTAAAGGCTGAACGAAATAACACACGG ctgcttttAGAACACTTGGAATGCCTTGTCTCGAGGCACGAGCGCTCTCTCAGAATGACAGTAGTGAAGAGACAAGCACAATCTCCAGCAGGGGTATCCAGTGAAGTGGAAGTCCTCAAAGCACTGAAGTCTTTATTCGAGCACCACAAAGCTTTAGATGAAAAG GTAAGGGAAAGGTTACGAGTTGCATTGGAAAGATGCAGTGCATTGGAAGAACAGCTAGCTTGTTCTCATAAAGAA TTGGCTATTTTGAGAGAGCAGAATATCCAAAAGAAAGCTTTGATTAACGATGGGATAGTGGAAATGAACCACGACTCGGAAAACACCCCGTGCACAAACGGAAAG AGATCATCAGATGGGTCTCTTAATCATGAAGAAGATCTAGCAAAAGTTATGGAGCTTCAGGAGGTCATTGACAGACAGACCAAGGATGCGGGTCAGATGAAGGAGCGATTAGCTGCTCTTTCAAGCAGAATAACTGAATTGGAAGAAGATCTCGATACAGCTCGTAAAGATCTCATAAAGTCTGAGGAAATGAACACCAAGTATCAGAGAGACATTCGGGAG GTCATGGCCCAAAAGGAGGATATGGAAGAGAGAATAACAACCCTTGAAAAACGCTACCTCGCTGCACAACGTGAATCCACATCTGTACATGAATTCAATGATAAACttgaaaatgaaattgcaaaCAAAGAATCGATGTTTAGACAG AGTGAAGAGAAGAACCGGCAAATACAGGAGAGGTTGGAACTGGCTGAACAGAAGCTACAGCAAACGCTTAGGAAAGCAGAGACCCTTCCAGAGGTGGAAGCGGAGCTGGCGCAGAGAGTGGCAGCACTTACCAAG GCTGAAGAGAGACATGGAAACATTGAGGAGCGCTTACGGCAGATGGAAGCACATCTGGAGGAGAAGAACCAAGAACTACAGAGA gcTCGACAGAGGGAAAAGATGAATGAAGAACACAATAAACGATTATCAGAGACAGTGGACAAATTGCTTTCTGAGTCAAATGAAAGATTGCAACTTCATCTGAAGGAGAGAATGTCTGCTTTAGAAGataag aatgctctcattcgtgatctggagaacacaaaaaaattaattgaagaAGCACATCATGAGAAG GAGCAACTTCTAATTGAAATAGAAACTATGAGGACTGAAAATGAGCAGGCAAGGTTGAGAAGCACTTCTTCACTGCACCATGG tcgCTCACATCTGGGCAGCACCCCTGATTTCAGGTATCCTGTATCTGCTTCCTCTATGATGGACAGTCACACAGACCACTTCAACACATCAGTGCTGCGGCGGCCACAAAAAGGCCGTATGGCAGCCCTTCGAGACGAGCCCTCAAAG ACTCTGAACGAGCAGGAGTGGGAGAGAGTGCAGCAAGCCAACGTTTTGGCTAATGTGGCCCAGGCATTTGAGAGTGATGTGGATGTGTCTGACGTAGAGGACGACAGAGAGACTGTTTTCAGTTCTGTTGATCTGATGTCCCCGAGCGGTCAGGCTGATGCCCAAACTCTGGCTATGATGCTTCAGGAGCAATTGGATGCCATCAACAACGAAATTAG GATGATTCAGGAAGAGAAGGAGACGACTGTCCAGCGGGCTGAGGAGATTGAAAACCGAGTGGGAGGTGGGAGTTCAGAAAATCTTGGCAGCAAATTCAGATCCATGAGCTCCATTGCTCCCTCTTTCACTGGCTCCTCCCCCCCAGGCAGCGGGCACTCTACCCCTCGCCGCGTACCGCGCAGTCCTGCCCATGAGGTAGACCGCCACGGCAGCATGACTCTG CCTAGTGATTTAAGGAAGCACCGTAGGAAG TCCCCAGTATCGCAAGATGACAAAGCTACTATAAAGTGTGAGACCTCCCCTCCAACACCCAGGTCTATGCGTTTACACAAAGGAGCCACCCACGCCGCCAGCCATGAAGATATCAGGGATATAAGAAG TTCCACCGGTTCCCAGGACGGCCAAGGCAGTAACCctagcagcagcaacagcagccaaGATTCTCTTAACAAAGCCCCCAAAAAGAAGAGCATCAAATCTTCCATTGGCCGACTGTTTGGCAAAAAAGAGAAGGGTCGACCTGGACTTCCTGGCAAAGAACATATGG GTACTCCAGAAGGGGATACTTCTCCTCAAGATGCCTTAGGACTTAGTAAACTGGGAGGACAAgtggaaaaaaatagaaaattacagaaaaa GCATGAGCTACTCGAGGAGGCTCGCAGGCAAGGTTTACCGTTTGCACACTGGGATGGTCCGACAGTAGTTGTGTGGTTGGAG CTCTGGGTTGGAATGCCAGCCTGGTACGTAGCGGCTTGCAGAGCCAATGTGAAAAGCGGTGCTATTATGTCAGCTTTGTCTGACACTGAAATACAGCGGGAGATTGGAATTAGCAATCCTTTACACAGGTTAAAGCTACGTCTGGCTATTCAGGAGATCATGTCTTTAACAAGCCCGTCTGCACCGCCAACCTCCAGAACG TCCACTGGGAATGTGTGGCTTACGCACGAAGAAATGGAAAACCTTGCTGCCACACCTCAAACG GAGGATGAGGAGGGCAGCTGGGCCCAG ACACTAGCTTATGGTGATATGAACCACGAGTGGATTGGTAACGAATGGCTCCCAAGTTTGGGGCTGCCTCAGTACCGAAGCTACTTTATGGAGTGCCTTGTTGATGCTCGTATGCTGGATCATTTGACAAAGAAGGACTTACGGGGGCAACTTAAAATGGTTGATAGCTTTCACAG AAACAGCTTCCAGTGCGGTATAATGTGTCTACGAAGGCTGAATTATGATAGACAAGAACTTGAAAGGAAAAGAGAAGAATGCCAAGTTGAAGTTAAAg ATGTTCTAGTATGGAGCAATGACAGAGTAGTTCACTGGGTGCAGTCAATTGGTCTCAAGGAATATGCAAGTAACCTGGTGGAAAGTGGAGTCCACGGTGCGCTTCTTGCCTTGGATGAAACCTTTGATCACAATGCATTAGCGCTTCTATTACAGATACCGACCCAAAATACACAG GCAAGGGCCGTTCTAGAAAGAGAATATAATAATCTTCTTGCTCTGGGTACTGAAAGAAGACTTGATGAG GATGACGATAAGAACTTCAGGAGAGCTCCCTCCTGGAGGAAGAAGTTTCGACCAAAAGACGTTCGGGGGATGGGTCCTGGGTCAGCAGAAACTCTTCCTGCAAACTTCAGGGTTACCACCGCAATGTCTTCACCTTCTATGCAGCCAAAGAAAATGCAGATGGATG GCAATGTCACAGGAGTGCAAAGAATGGATTCTACGACAGTAAGAACCTACTCATGTTAA
- the LOC121294574 gene encoding liprin-alpha-1-like isoform X5, with translation MMCEVMPTISEAEIPSGGGGGGGTGSPLQSDSDGHFESLMVSMLEERDRLLDTLRETQDTLGLTQGKLHEVSYERDSLQRQLNTALPQEFAALTKELNICREHLLEREEEISELKAERNNTRLLLEHLECLVSRHERSLRMTVVKRQAQSPAGVSSEVEVLKALKSLFEHHKALDEKVRERLRVALERCSALEEQLACSHKELAILREQNIQKKALINDGIVEMNHDSENTPCTNGKRSSDGSLNHEEDLAKVMELQEVIDRQTKDAGQMKERLAALSSRITELEEDLDTARKDLIKSEEMNTKYQRDIREVMAQKEDMEERITTLEKRYLAAQRESTSVHEFNDKLENEIANKESMFRQSEEKNRQIQERLELAEQKLQQTLRKAETLPEVEAELAQRVAALTKAEERHGNIEERLRQMEAHLEEKNQELQRARQREKMNEEHNKRLSETVDKLLSESNERLQLHLKERMSALEDKNALIRDLENTKKLIEEAHHEKEQLLIEIETMRTENEQARLRSTSSLHHGRSHLGSTPDFRYPVSASSMMDSHTDHFNTSVLRRPQKGRMAALRDEPSKVQTLNEQEWERVQQANVLANVAQAFESDVDVSDVEDDRETVFSSVDLMSPSGQADAQTLAMMLQEQLDAINNEIRMIQEEKETTVQRAEEIENRVGGGSSENLGSKFRSMSSIAPSFTGSSPPGSGHSTPRRVPRSPAHEVDRHGSMTLPSDLRKHRRKSPVSQDDKATIKCETSPPTPRSMRLHKGATHAASHEDIRDIRSSTGSQDGQGSNPSSSNSSQDSLNKAPKKKSIKSSIGRLFGKKEKGRPGLPGKEHMGTPEGDTSPQDALGLSKLGGQVEKNRKLQKKHELLEEARRQGLPFAHWDGPTVVVWLELWVGMPAWYVAACRANVKSGAIMSALSDTEIQREIGISNPLHRLKLRLAIQEIMSLTSPSAPPTSRTSTGNVWLTHEEMENLAATPQTEDEEGSWAQTLAYGDMNHEWIGNEWLPSLGLPQYRSYFMECLVDARMLDHLTKKDLRGQLKMVDSFHRNSFQCGIMCLRRLNYDRQELERKREECQVEVKDVLVWSNDRVVHWVQSIGLKEYASNLVESGVHGALLALDETFDHNALALLLQIPTQNTQARAVLEREYNNLLALGTERRLDEDDDKNFRRAPSWRKKFRPKDVRGMGPGSAETLPANFRVTTAMSSPSMQPKKMQMDGNVTGVQRMDSTTVRTYSC, from the exons ATGATGTGCGAGGTGATGCCAACGATCAGTGAGGCCGAGATTCCATCAGgcggaggtgggggtggggggacggGCTCTCCCCTCCAGTCGGACTCTGATGGTCATTTTGAGTCGCTGATGGTGTCAATGTTGGAGGAGCGGGACCGGCTCCTAGACACTCTGAGGGAGACCCAGGATACCCTAGGCTTGACCCAGGGAAAGCTGCATGAGGTCAGCTATGAGAGGGATTCGCTACAGAGACAGCTCAACACTGCACTTCCACAG GAGTTTGCTGCACTTACTAAAGAACTTAATATATGCAGAGAGCACCTTCTAGAACGAGAAGAAGAAATTTCTGAATTAAAGGCTGAACGAAATAACACACGG ctgcttttAGAACACTTGGAATGCCTTGTCTCGAGGCACGAGCGCTCTCTCAGAATGACAGTAGTGAAGAGACAAGCACAATCTCCAGCAGGGGTATCCAGTGAAGTGGAAGTCCTCAAAGCACTGAAGTCTTTATTCGAGCACCACAAAGCTTTAGATGAAAAG GTAAGGGAAAGGTTACGAGTTGCATTGGAAAGATGCAGTGCATTGGAAGAACAGCTAGCTTGTTCTCATAAAGAA TTGGCTATTTTGAGAGAGCAGAATATCCAAAAGAAAGCTTTGATTAACGATGGGATAGTGGAAATGAACCACGACTCGGAAAACACCCCGTGCACAAACGGAAAG AGATCATCAGATGGGTCTCTTAATCATGAAGAAGATCTAGCAAAAGTTATGGAGCTTCAGGAGGTCATTGACAGACAGACCAAGGATGCGGGTCAGATGAAGGAGCGATTAGCTGCTCTTTCAAGCAGAATAACTGAATTGGAAGAAGATCTCGATACAGCTCGTAAAGATCTCATAAAGTCTGAGGAAATGAACACCAAGTATCAGAGAGACATTCGGGAG GTCATGGCCCAAAAGGAGGATATGGAAGAGAGAATAACAACCCTTGAAAAACGCTACCTCGCTGCACAACGTGAATCCACATCTGTACATGAATTCAATGATAAACttgaaaatgaaattgcaaaCAAAGAATCGATGTTTAGACAG AGTGAAGAGAAGAACCGGCAAATACAGGAGAGGTTGGAACTGGCTGAACAGAAGCTACAGCAAACGCTTAGGAAAGCAGAGACCCTTCCAGAGGTGGAAGCGGAGCTGGCGCAGAGAGTGGCAGCACTTACCAAG GCTGAAGAGAGACATGGAAACATTGAGGAGCGCTTACGGCAGATGGAAGCACATCTGGAGGAGAAGAACCAAGAACTACAGAGA gcTCGACAGAGGGAAAAGATGAATGAAGAACACAATAAACGATTATCAGAGACAGTGGACAAATTGCTTTCTGAGTCAAATGAAAGATTGCAACTTCATCTGAAGGAGAGAATGTCTGCTTTAGAAGataag aatgctctcattcgtgatctggagaacacaaaaaaattaattgaagaAGCACATCATGAGAAG GAGCAACTTCTAATTGAAATAGAAACTATGAGGACTGAAAATGAGCAGGCAAGGTTGAGAAGCACTTCTTCACTGCACCATGG tcgCTCACATCTGGGCAGCACCCCTGATTTCAGGTATCCTGTATCTGCTTCCTCTATGATGGACAGTCACACAGACCACTTCAACACATCAGTGCTGCGGCGGCCACAAAAAGGCCGTATGGCAGCCCTTCGAGACGAGCCCTCAAAG GTGCAGACTCTGAACGAGCAGGAGTGGGAGAGAGTGCAGCAAGCCAACGTTTTGGCTAATGTGGCCCAGGCATTTGAGAGTGATGTGGATGTGTCTGACGTAGAGGACGACAGAGAGACTGTTTTCAGTTCTGTTGATCTGATGTCCCCGAGCGGTCAGGCTGATGCCCAAACTCTGGCTATGATGCTTCAGGAGCAATTGGATGCCATCAACAACGAAATTAG GATGATTCAGGAAGAGAAGGAGACGACTGTCCAGCGGGCTGAGGAGATTGAAAACCGAGTGGGAGGTGGGAGTTCAGAAAATCTTGGCAGCAAATTCAGATCCATGAGCTCCATTGCTCCCTCTTTCACTGGCTCCTCCCCCCCAGGCAGCGGGCACTCTACCCCTCGCCGCGTACCGCGCAGTCCTGCCCATGAGGTAGACCGCCACGGCAGCATGACTCTG CCTAGTGATTTAAGGAAGCACCGTAGGAAG TCCCCAGTATCGCAAGATGACAAAGCTACTATAAAGTGTGAGACCTCCCCTCCAACACCCAGGTCTATGCGTTTACACAAAGGAGCCACCCACGCCGCCAGCCATGAAGATATCAGGGATATAAGAAG TTCCACCGGTTCCCAGGACGGCCAAGGCAGTAACCctagcagcagcaacagcagccaaGATTCTCTTAACAAAGCCCCCAAAAAGAAGAGCATCAAATCTTCCATTGGCCGACTGTTTGGCAAAAAAGAGAAGGGTCGACCTGGACTTCCTGGCAAAGAACATATGG GTACTCCAGAAGGGGATACTTCTCCTCAAGATGCCTTAGGACTTAGTAAACTGGGAGGACAAgtggaaaaaaatagaaaattacagaaaaa GCATGAGCTACTCGAGGAGGCTCGCAGGCAAGGTTTACCGTTTGCACACTGGGATGGTCCGACAGTAGTTGTGTGGTTGGAG CTCTGGGTTGGAATGCCAGCCTGGTACGTAGCGGCTTGCAGAGCCAATGTGAAAAGCGGTGCTATTATGTCAGCTTTGTCTGACACTGAAATACAGCGGGAGATTGGAATTAGCAATCCTTTACACAGGTTAAAGCTACGTCTGGCTATTCAGGAGATCATGTCTTTAACAAGCCCGTCTGCACCGCCAACCTCCAGAACG TCCACTGGGAATGTGTGGCTTACGCACGAAGAAATGGAAAACCTTGCTGCCACACCTCAAACG GAGGATGAGGAGGGCAGCTGGGCCCAG ACACTAGCTTATGGTGATATGAACCACGAGTGGATTGGTAACGAATGGCTCCCAAGTTTGGGGCTGCCTCAGTACCGAAGCTACTTTATGGAGTGCCTTGTTGATGCTCGTATGCTGGATCATTTGACAAAGAAGGACTTACGGGGGCAACTTAAAATGGTTGATAGCTTTCACAG AAACAGCTTCCAGTGCGGTATAATGTGTCTACGAAGGCTGAATTATGATAGACAAGAACTTGAAAGGAAAAGAGAAGAATGCCAAGTTGAAGTTAAAg ATGTTCTAGTATGGAGCAATGACAGAGTAGTTCACTGGGTGCAGTCAATTGGTCTCAAGGAATATGCAAGTAACCTGGTGGAAAGTGGAGTCCACGGTGCGCTTCTTGCCTTGGATGAAACCTTTGATCACAATGCATTAGCGCTTCTATTACAGATACCGACCCAAAATACACAG GCAAGGGCCGTTCTAGAAAGAGAATATAATAATCTTCTTGCTCTGGGTACTGAAAGAAGACTTGATGAG GATGACGATAAGAACTTCAGGAGAGCTCCCTCCTGGAGGAAGAAGTTTCGACCAAAAGACGTTCGGGGGATGGGTCCTGGGTCAGCAGAAACTCTTCCTGCAAACTTCAGGGTTACCACCGCAATGTCTTCACCTTCTATGCAGCCAAAGAAAATGCAGATGGATG GCAATGTCACAGGAGTGCAAAGAATGGATTCTACGACAGTAAGAACCTACTCATGTTAA